Within the Sphingobium herbicidovorans genome, the region TTACCGTCAAACCTGGCCCCAGTCCTGAACGGCGTTTGCAGCTGCTCCCGGATGTGGCGCACGCACTGAATATCGCCTGTGCGGACATGGCCGCTGCGCCGCCGGGCGCGACCCGGGTCATTCGGATCGATGAAGCAAGGGGGATCGACCTGCTGTTGCGCAAATCGGATCTGGCGCTGAGCGAACCCTGCGCCTTGCCTGCGGTGATCGGCATATTGCGCATGCCCCGGCGTGAACCGGCCACGGCTGCGATCGGGACACTGGCGGCATTGCATGGCCTGTCGAACAGCGAGGCTGCGCTGGCCCATGCCCTCAGCATGGGTGAAACCATTGTCAGCGCGGGCGAAAGGCTGCGCCTGACAAGTGAAACCGCGCGCAATTATTCGAAGCGGATCTATGAAAAGACGGGGACAAAGGGTCAGGCGGATCTTGTGCGGATGATCCTGACGGGACTGTCGCCTTTTGCCTGATGAGCGAGCGCGTTTGCGCAGTTTCCGCAGCTATGAACCAGCAGAAATATCGCTTTTGGCCTGCAAGTTTCGTGGGCTCTTGTCTGGTATTTTGATGGAAAAGTGGATAAAGCGCCGCCAAACGCTACGCATATCAGTTAGGACCCGCAGGCGACCATGAGCAGTAACAAGGCAGCCCTCGAAGGCATCCGCGTCATCGACATGACCCGCGTTCTCGCCGGACCCATCGGCGCGCAAATCCTGGGCGACCTGGGCGCGGACGTGATCAAGGTGGAACGTCCCGGCGTCGGCGACGATGGGCGCGTTTATGGCCTTGCCGAGGTTAAGGGCAAGGATGGGGTGAATGTCCGCCAGGCTGGCTTTTTCGCGGCGGCGAACCGCAACAAACGGTCGATCACGCTGAACCACAGCAAGCCTGAAGGTCAGGAAATCCTGCGCAAGCTGGTGCAAGGCGCGGACGTGCTGATCGAAAACTACAAGGTGGGTGATCTCAAGCGTTTCGGCCTGGATTATGAAAGCCTGAAGGCGATCAACCCGCGCCTTGTCTATTGTTCCGTTACAGGCTTTGGCCAGACGGGCCCCATGGCTGCGCGGCCGGGCTATGATGGTCTGTTCCAGGCGACGGGCGGCATGATGGCCGTCACGGGCATTCCCGACGGGCAGCCCGGTGCGGGACCGCTCAAGGCTGGTCCTAGCCTGGTGGACTTTATCACGGGCCATAACGTCGCCATTTCGGTTCTTGCCGCTCTCCAGCATCGTAACCAGACTGGTGAAGGGCAACATATCGATATCGCCCTTCTGGATAGCTCGGTGGCGATGGTCAGCCATATCATGCAGGATTATCTATTGAGTGGCGTGGTCCCGCCCCGACTGGGCAACGGTGGAAATGGGGGCGGTCCGGCCGATCTCATCCATACCAAAGACGGCATGCTGTACCTGACGGCGGGTGGTGACGAGCATTGGCGGCGATTGACGGTGCTGATGGGCCAGCCTGAACTGTATCAGGACCCACGCTTCGACGAGAACTACAAGCGGGGCAAGTTGAACCGGGTTGAATTGATAGACATCGTCAACGCGTGGAGCCGCAATTTCACCTCGGAAGAGCTTCAGGCGAAGTTCGACGAAGTGAGCATTCCCGCTGCCCGCTATAATGAGCTGCCCGAAGTGTGGGAAGACCCGCAGGTGCAGCATCGCGGCCTGCGGGTGACGACGCCGCATCCATGGTCGGAGACGGGCACGGTCGACCTGATCGCCAGCCCCTTGGCCAATATGTCGGAATCCCCGGCGACGATCCGCCGCGCACCTCCGCTGCTTGGCGAACATAGCGCAGAGGTGCTGAGCGAGCTGGGCTATGACGAAGCGCGCATCACCGAGCTGCAAGACGCGAAGATTATCTGAACTACGGGTCGGCGGCTTTCAGCGCCGCCGGCTTCCCCTTTCACCCTCTTGGTTCTCTGGGCATATTGAGGGCGCGTTCTGATATGATGTTGCGTTGTATTTGGTCTGTTCCTGCGTAGATGGTGTCGGAACGGGACATAAGGTACATGTTTGTGAGGCTGTCGAACCGATCTTCGTTGCTGCCTGTTTCGCCTTGTTGTCCGAGCACTTCCATGGCGAGTTCGCCCAATGCGACGTGCCATCTGGACCAGTAGAGTTTGTAGGTATAGGCGGCGCCGGAGAGTTCGGGGTTGTTTTCGCCGCCTGACAGCATGCGCAGGGCGTTGTATCGCATGATCTTGAGCCCTGCGTGGGCGGTGGCGATTTTCTGGCGGGTGAGGGGGTCGTTGGCCTTGCCGTTGGCTTTGGCGGCGGCGATGATGTCGTCGAGTTCGTTCTTGAAGTGCATTTGCTGGGCGAGGGTGGATACGCCGCGTTCGAACCCGAGGAGCGCCATGGCGACCTTCCATCCATCGCCTTCCTCGCCGATGCGGTCGATGGCGAGCGCTTCTGCGCCGTCGAAGAACACTTCGGCGAACTCGGCCTCGCCGGTCATCTGGCGGATGGGGCGGGGATCGACCCCGGGCTGGTCCATGGGGACCATGAGGAACGAGAGGCCCTTGTTGCCGACGCTGCCGGGCGTGGTGCGGGCGACCACGAAGCACCAGTCGGCGATCGTGCCCATCGATGTCCAGATTTTCTGGCCGTCGATGATGTAGCGGTCGCCTTCCAGGCGCGCCCTGGTCTTGACGTTGGCAAGGTCTGATCCTGCGCCGGGTTCGGAATAGCCCTGGCACCAGATGGCGCGGCCATGGGCGATGTCGGGAAGGAACCGGGCCTTCTGGTCCTCGCTGCCCATGGCGATGAGGGTGGGGCCGAGCAGCTCGACGCCTAAGTGCCCGGCGCGGGGCGGCCCCTTGGCTCTGGCATATTCCTCGGCGAAGATGATCTGCTGCGCGATCGAGGCATTGCGCCCGCCCCACTCCTCGGGCCAGCCAATGACGCTCCAGCGCGCTTCGCCCAGCGCCGCTTCCCAGGCGCGGCGTTCCTCGACATTGTCGACCTGGTTGGTCTGGCCGCGAATGGCCTTGAAGGGACCGGCGAGCTGGTCGTTGAGCCAGTCGGCGGCTTCTGCGCGGAAGGCTTTGAGTTCAGGGGCGAAGGCGAGCTGCATGGATCAGGCGACCTCGAACAGGCCGGCCGCGCCCATGCCGCCGGCGACGCACATGGAGACGACCACATATTTGACGCCGCGGCGCTTGCCTTCGATGAGGGCGTGGCCAACCAGGCGCGATCCGGTCATGGCGAAGGGGTGGCCGATGGCGATGCCGCCGCCATTGACGTTGAGCTTTTCAGGATCGATGCCGAGCGTGCGCTGGCAATAGATCGCCTGGTTGGCGAAGGCTTCGTTGATTTCCCAAAGGCCGATGTCGTCGATCTTGAGGCCGGTGCGCTCAAGCAGCTTGGGGATGGCGAACACGGGACCGATGCCCATTTCGTCAGCGCCGCAGCCTGCGACCTGGAACCCCCGATAGAGCCCAAGGATGGGGAGATTTTCCTTTTGCGCGGTGGCAAGGTCCATGACCAGCTGGGCCGATGCGCCGTCGGACAGCTGGCTGGCATTGCCCGCCGTCACATGCTTGCCTTCCTTGATGACCGTGCCGTTCTTGAACACGGGCTTGAGTTCAGACAGCTTTTCGTAAGTGGTGCCGGCGCGGATGCCTTCATCCTTGGTGAGGGTCAGTTCCTCCTTGCCGGTCTCATTGCCTTCCTTGTCGAAGAGGGCCTTGGTGACCGTGATGGGCACGATCTCGTCATCGAACTTGCCTGCTTCCTGGGCGGCGGCGGCGCGCTGCTGCGACTGCGCTGCGAACCGGTCCTGGTCCTCGCGGCTGATGCCATAGCGTTCGGCGACCACCTCGGCGGTTTCGATCATCGCCATGTAAGCGTTGGGATCGCGCGCCTTGATGAACTCGGAGCGGTTGCGGAAGGCGGGATAATGTTTGTCGATGGTGAGCGAGACATTTTCCACGCCGCCCGAGATGGCGCAGTCAATCTCGTTGGCGATGATGCCGCGCGCGGCGAAGGCGAGTGCGTTGAGGCCCGACGAGCATTTGCGGTCCATCGAGAAACCGCTGGTGGTGTCGGGGAGGACCGAACCATGGACGGTCAGGCGCCCGACATTGTAGCTTTGCGTGTTCCACTGGTTGGCGACGCCCAGATACACGTCGTCGACGCGGGCGGGATCGATCCCGGCGCGGGCGATGGCGGCATCGACCACATGGGAGGACATGAACGGCGCTTCGGTGTCGTTGAACGCACCGCGATAGGCTTTGCCAACGCCAGTGCGGGCGGTCGAGATGATGGCTGCTTCACGCATGGGTAAATGTCCTTGTCTATTTCTATGTTTCGCGCCCGCCGGGAGAAGGTGGGCGGCTTAGAAGCCGTGCATGTTGGTGGGGCCCCAGAAGGCGCGCATTTCAATCACTTCATTGGCGTCGTTGAAGCGGAAGGTGTCGATGACGTCGATGCGCTTGGCCCCGCCGTCGAAGTTCAGGTTCACCGAGAAGGGGAACACCGCATAGTCGCCCGCCACGCGCACCGGGCCTTCAAGCTTCAGTTTCGCGCCGGTCTTCATCGATTCAGCGTAGAAAGCGCGGATGGCCTCGCGGCCCTTGTGGATGGGGGAGCCGATCGGGTCTTCAACGGTTGCATCCTGCGCATAGAGGGCGGCGACCTGATCGGCGCTGCCCGCTTCGAACGCTGCGACATAGGCGTGGACGGCGGCTTCCATTTTAACAGGATCTGGCATGGTTTTGGCTCCAGCTGGGGTAGCGGCGAGAAGGCTCAATGTGAGGGCGATGATGGCGCGGGCCAAGGCCGCTATTCCGGAAAATAGCGGTTGATGGTATCGACCACGCAGGCGGGCTTGGCGGTTGGCTGACCATCTGGGCCCTCGATCTCGACGGTGACGCGGATCACCGCCTGGATGGCGCCGCCCTTCACCTCCTCGACCGAGACGATCTCGCCGGTGCCCCGGATGCGCGAGCCCACGATCACCGGGGACAAGAAACGGGTCTTGTCCATGCCCACGTTCACCCCTGCGGAGAAGCGGCGGACCTCGATGATCTGGGGCATGAACAGGTTGACGAGGGAGAGGGTGAGGTAGCCATGGGCGATGGTCGCGCCGAAGGGACCGTCCTTGGCGCGGACCGGATCGACATGGATCCACTGATGGTCGCCGGTGCAGTCGGCAAAGGCGTCGATGCGCGACTGTTCGACGGTGAGCCAGTCGGAGGTGTCGAGCTTTACGCCCTCCTTGCCGAGCAGGTCGCGCGGATTTTCGAAGATGGTCGCCATGGTCAGGCCCGCTGGCTTGAGACCGCGACGATCTCGCCGGTCATGTAGGAGGAGAGATCGGAGGCCAGGAACATCATGACATTGGCGATTTCCCAGACCTCGGCGGGGCGCTTGAAGGCTTCCTTCTCGACCAGCTTGTCCAATGCTTCCTGGGTCGTCACCTTGGCGAGGAAGGGGTGCATGGCAAGGGAGGGCGAGACCGCATTGATGCGTACGCCATGTTCGGCCGCCTCGATCGCGGCGCAGCGGGTGAAGGCCATCACCCCTGCCTTGGCGGCGGCATAATGGGCCTGGCCCTTTTGCGCGCGCCAGCCCAGCACCGAGGCGTTGTTGACCATGACGCCCGACTTGTTGGCGTACATGGACGGCAGGAACGCGCGGGTCATGCGGAAGAGCGAGGTCAGCGTCACGTCGAACACGCGGGCCCATTGCTCGTCGGTCATGTCGATAATATCGGCCTCGCCGCCCAGCCCTGCATTGTTGATGAGGACATCGACCCGGCCCAGCGCGGCAAGGGACGCATCGCGTAAGGCTTGCACGGCCTCCTCGCTGGTGACGTCGCACACGAACAGGGCGGGCCGCTCGCAGCCCACTTCCTCGGCAATGCGGTCGGCCGCTTCATTGAGGCGCCGTTCGTGGAAGTCGCTGATGAGGAGTTTCGCGCCTTCTTCGGCGGCGCGCTTGGCGGCGGCAAAGCCGATGCCGGTGCCGGCCG harbors:
- a CDS encoding CaiB/BaiF CoA transferase family protein produces the protein MSSNKAALEGIRVIDMTRVLAGPIGAQILGDLGADVIKVERPGVGDDGRVYGLAEVKGKDGVNVRQAGFFAAANRNKRSITLNHSKPEGQEILRKLVQGADVLIENYKVGDLKRFGLDYESLKAINPRLVYCSVTGFGQTGPMAARPGYDGLFQATGGMMAVTGIPDGQPGAGPLKAGPSLVDFITGHNVAISVLAALQHRNQTGEGQHIDIALLDSSVAMVSHIMQDYLLSGVVPPRLGNGGNGGGPADLIHTKDGMLYLTAGGDEHWRRLTVLMGQPELYQDPRFDENYKRGKLNRVELIDIVNAWSRNFTSEELQAKFDEVSIPAARYNELPEVWEDPQVQHRGLRVTTPHPWSETGTVDLIASPLANMSESPATIRRAPPLLGEHSAEVLSELGYDEARITELQDAKII
- a CDS encoding acyl-CoA dehydrogenase family protein; its protein translation is MQLAFAPELKAFRAEAADWLNDQLAGPFKAIRGQTNQVDNVEERRAWEAALGEARWSVIGWPEEWGGRNASIAQQIIFAEEYARAKGPPRAGHLGVELLGPTLIAMGSEDQKARFLPDIAHGRAIWCQGYSEPGAGSDLANVKTRARLEGDRYIIDGQKIWTSMGTIADWCFVVARTTPGSVGNKGLSFLMVPMDQPGVDPRPIRQMTGEAEFAEVFFDGAEALAIDRIGEEGDGWKVAMALLGFERGVSTLAQQMHFKNELDDIIAAAKANGKANDPLTRQKIATAHAGLKIMRYNALRMLSGGENNPELSGAAYTYKLYWSRWHVALGELAMEVLGQQGETGSNEDRFDSLTNMYLMSRSDTIYAGTDQIQRNIISERALNMPREPRG
- a CDS encoding acetyl-CoA C-acyltransferase, with the protein product MREAAIISTARTGVGKAYRGAFNDTEAPFMSSHVVDAAIARAGIDPARVDDVYLGVANQWNTQSYNVGRLTVHGSVLPDTTSGFSMDRKCSSGLNALAFAARGIIANEIDCAISGGVENVSLTIDKHYPAFRNRSEFIKARDPNAYMAMIETAEVVAERYGISREDQDRFAAQSQQRAAAAQEAGKFDDEIVPITVTKALFDKEGNETGKEELTLTKDEGIRAGTTYEKLSELKPVFKNGTVIKEGKHVTAGNASQLSDGASAQLVMDLATAQKENLPILGLYRGFQVAGCGADEMGIGPVFAIPKLLERTGLKIDDIGLWEINEAFANQAIYCQRTLGIDPEKLNVNGGGIAIGHPFAMTGSRLVGHALIEGKRRGVKYVVVSMCVAGGMGAAGLFEVA
- a CDS encoding nuclear transport factor 2 family protein, producing the protein MARAIIALTLSLLAATPAGAKTMPDPVKMEAAVHAYVAAFEAGSADQVAALYAQDATVEDPIGSPIHKGREAIRAFYAESMKTGAKLKLEGPVRVAGDYAVFPFSVNLNFDGGAKRIDVIDTFRFNDANEVIEMRAFWGPTNMHGF
- a CDS encoding MaoC family dehydratase translates to MATIFENPRDLLGKEGVKLDTSDWLTVEQSRIDAFADCTGDHQWIHVDPVRAKDGPFGATIAHGYLTLSLVNLFMPQIIEVRRFSAGVNVGMDKTRFLSPVIVGSRIRGTGEIVSVEEVKGGAIQAVIRVTVEIEGPDGQPTAKPACVVDTINRYFPE
- a CDS encoding SDR family oxidoreductase, giving the protein MTPTSPVPPYPTPLGMLKGKTVVVTAAAGTGIGFAAAKRAAEEGAKLLISDFHERRLNEAADRIAEEVGCERPALFVCDVTSEEAVQALRDASLAALGRVDVLINNAGLGGEADIIDMTDEQWARVFDVTLTSLFRMTRAFLPSMYANKSGVMVNNASVLGWRAQKGQAHYAAAKAGVMAFTRCAAIEAAEHGVRINAVSPSLAMHPFLAKVTTQEALDKLVEKEAFKRPAEVWEIANVMMFLASDLSSYMTGEIVAVSSQRA